Proteins encoded in a region of the Cytobacillus pseudoceanisediminis genome:
- a CDS encoding GntR family transcriptional regulator: MKADKFNQNALSNHIAEHITEQIIKGELVPGDKLIEHIYAEEYGTSRAPVREAIYLLSIEGLVERIPRKGAIVKDYTENEIYDLLEIRIMLESMAMDRISRNGINQHELKKMKALLDKMNDVTDVHQYTQLNHSFHTALIEMSKSETIKTMYSRLGWPLLRIQSLSFASQGNIEKSVREHDLLIGLLKDGKLYEAADLLTRHNQDVIASMKRKMGKREVME; encoded by the coding sequence ATGAAAGCGGATAAATTTAATCAAAATGCATTATCAAATCATATAGCGGAGCATATCACCGAACAAATCATAAAGGGAGAACTGGTTCCTGGGGATAAATTGATAGAGCATATTTATGCCGAAGAGTATGGAACAAGCCGTGCACCAGTAAGAGAGGCCATATACTTGCTTTCGATTGAAGGGCTTGTGGAAAGGATACCCCGTAAAGGAGCCATCGTTAAGGATTACACGGAAAACGAAATTTATGATTTGCTGGAAATTCGTATCATGCTGGAGTCAATGGCTATGGATAGAATCAGCAGAAACGGAATTAATCAGCATGAGCTGAAAAAAATGAAAGCGCTTTTAGACAAGATGAACGATGTTACGGATGTTCATCAGTACACGCAGCTGAACCACTCTTTTCATACTGCACTTATAGAAATGAGCAAAAGTGAAACGATCAAGACTATGTATTCCCGGCTTGGATGGCCCTTGCTGAGAATACAGAGTCTTTCATTTGCCAGCCAGGGAAATATTGAAAAGTCAGTACGTGAACATGATCTATTAATTGGCCTTTTAAAAGATGGAAAATTATACGAGGCAGCAGATTTGCTCACAAGGCATAATCAGGATGTAATAGCCAGCATGAAACGAAAGATGGGCAAGCGGGAGGTAATGGAATGA
- a CDS encoding malonate decarboxylase subunit delta, with amino-acid sequence MEKLNFRFPATQMLESNAHVGVVGSGDLEILMEPSDQGYADVTVRTGTTGFNQIWEKVLERFFSHHAISANIKINDFGATPGVVSLRLSQALEVGRNAGYIKK; translated from the coding sequence ATGGAGAAATTGAACTTTCGCTTTCCTGCAACTCAAATGCTTGAATCAAATGCCCATGTGGGAGTTGTAGGATCAGGCGACCTGGAGATTTTAATGGAGCCATCCGACCAGGGATATGCAGATGTAACAGTCCGTACTGGTACAACAGGCTTCAATCAAATATGGGAAAAGGTATTAGAACGGTTTTTCAGCCATCATGCTATTTCAGCAAACATTAAGATCAATGATTTTGGGGCAACTCCGGGCGTTGTATCATTAAGGCTCTCACAAGCATTGGAGGTGGGCAGAAATGCTGGATACATTAAAAAATAG
- a CDS encoding malonate decarboxylase holo-ACP synthase translates to MVIEPHDLLKIDAKHLISHTPIPDWAIQALNMAPYVVVRRAHAPKGQIAVGIRGKARNERFGAFLPADAIISHIRPEDLTASTLWENKPSPVFLSLTIASEILAKHKLVWGPGGSAGFELATGNVTVTAESDLDLILRAPEPIPIHTAAEIMNVMKSCPARVDIQAETPAGSFSLAEYASGSDTMMVKTKFGPLLCENPWKSKLN, encoded by the coding sequence ATGGTAATCGAGCCGCACGACTTATTGAAGATTGACGCAAAACATCTCATAAGCCATACACCAATTCCGGACTGGGCGATTCAAGCACTGAACATGGCACCCTATGTGGTTGTCCGGAGGGCACATGCTCCGAAAGGGCAGATTGCTGTAGGGATTAGGGGGAAGGCAAGGAATGAAAGATTCGGTGCCTTTCTGCCAGCAGATGCGATCATTTCCCATATCAGGCCTGAAGATTTAACAGCAAGCACTCTTTGGGAAAATAAGCCATCACCTGTATTCTTATCTCTTACCATAGCAAGTGAGATATTGGCAAAACATAAACTGGTATGGGGGCCAGGGGGAAGTGCCGGGTTTGAACTGGCCACCGGGAACGTGACTGTAACAGCGGAGAGCGATCTTGATCTTATACTGCGTGCTCCAGAGCCGATCCCAATTCATACAGCAGCAGAGATAATGAATGTAATGAAGAGCTGCCCTGCAAGAGTCGATATACAGGCTGAAACGCCAGCGGGTTCGTTTTCTTTAGCGGAGTATGCAAGTGGTTCAGACACAATGATGGTGAAAACGAAATTTGGACCATTACTCTGTGAAAACCCTTGGAAAAGTAAATTGAATTAA
- the madM gene encoding malonate transporter subunit MadM, whose translation MLEILGNALTDNGLIVAFTVVGLTMFVSYFLSDKLTKGRIHGSAIAIALGLVLAYIGGMVTGGEKGLSDIGIFAGIGLMGGGMLRDFAIVATAFDANFSEIKKAGVNGVVSLFLGVVLSFVIGVGIALAFGYTDAVSLTTIGAGTATYIVGPVTGTAIGASSEVITLSIAAGLVKSILTMIGTPFVAKYIGLNNPRTAMVYGGLMGTTSGVAGGLAATDPKLVPYGAVTATFYTGLGCLMAPSVLFLMTKAVFG comes from the coding sequence GTGTTAGAAATATTAGGTAATGCACTCACGGACAATGGCCTTATCGTTGCTTTCACTGTGGTAGGATTAACAATGTTCGTCTCTTATTTCCTCTCTGATAAACTGACAAAAGGCAGAATACACGGTTCAGCCATTGCCATAGCTCTTGGATTGGTGCTCGCCTATATTGGCGGAATGGTAACCGGCGGTGAAAAAGGCCTTTCTGACATCGGCATTTTCGCTGGAATCGGATTGATGGGCGGAGGCATGCTCCGTGACTTTGCCATTGTGGCCACTGCCTTTGACGCCAATTTCAGTGAAATCAAAAAAGCCGGTGTAAATGGCGTTGTTTCCCTCTTTTTGGGTGTTGTCCTCTCCTTTGTAATCGGAGTCGGAATTGCCCTGGCATTTGGATATACTGACGCGGTCAGCCTTACAACAATTGGTGCCGGCACTGCAACATACATAGTTGGGCCTGTAACAGGAACGGCGATTGGAGCCAGCTCTGAAGTCATTACTCTCAGTATCGCAGCGGGTTTAGTAAAATCCATTCTTACGATGATCGGAACACCTTTTGTCGCAAAGTATATTGGCCTTAATAACCCCCGCACGGCAATGGTTTATGGAGGGCTTATGGGAACGACAAGCGGAGTTGCAGGCGGATTGGCTGCTACCGATCCAAAGCTGGTGCCCTATGGAGCGGTTACGGCAACCTTTTACACGGGACTGGGCTGTCTGATGGCACCATCTGTGTTATTTTTAATGACAAAAGCTGTGTTCGGTTAA
- the mdcD gene encoding biotin-independent malonate decarboxylase subunit beta, with protein MLDTLKNSFVECGGRERARVLMDEGTFRELLGPFEGLESPHLEPQGIVPQSDDGVVVGKGKIEGRPAVVISIEGSFQGGGIGEVSGAKIAGALEMALVENKAGHTIYPIFIFDTGGVRLQEANYGLLSIAEIGAAIVALREYVPVIGVIPGKIGAFGGMSINAGLCSTLIITREGRLGLNGPEVIEQEAGVQEFDSTDRKHIWGTIGGRQRVASGFADIEAEDDIAAFRKAILSAILKGPVEKPRSSQVERYLAFLRSINTSAVLTPQKVQDLWAETDYYHSEEDDSDSKNHVVKIKSRGHKWFNLLSAGSKDISAVPSVLCSDSKIGDVSVRFLAVVPDESSRFPRARSGEFGLEQGWMIAKHVRDAIEEDKYKEEKRAIVAVVDVPSQAYGYREELLGIHQACAAAADAYATARLSGHPVIAFIPGKAISGAFLSHGLQANRLIALDDEGVNVHVMSKKSAARITQRTIEELEEATKKVPSMAYDIRSFEKLGALHELISDLNADAPGEADRDVIFNRIQAAIKDIQNCPRDLSSRLSSDFAKEGGRSASILVRKMLADQW; from the coding sequence ATGCTGGATACATTAAAAAATAGCTTTGTAGAGTGCGGAGGCAGAGAGCGTGCAAGAGTGCTTATGGATGAAGGCACATTCAGGGAGCTTTTGGGACCATTTGAAGGTCTTGAATCCCCACACCTGGAACCGCAGGGCATTGTTCCCCAAAGTGATGATGGGGTTGTGGTCGGCAAAGGAAAAATAGAGGGGAGGCCGGCAGTCGTCATCTCCATAGAAGGCAGCTTTCAGGGAGGCGGTATTGGAGAAGTTTCCGGTGCGAAGATAGCTGGTGCTTTAGAGATGGCACTTGTTGAAAATAAGGCCGGCCATACTATCTATCCTATTTTTATCTTTGATACAGGGGGTGTCAGACTACAGGAAGCCAACTACGGACTCTTATCCATTGCGGAAATAGGCGCAGCAATCGTGGCATTAAGGGAATACGTGCCTGTTATAGGAGTCATTCCCGGGAAAATTGGCGCTTTTGGCGGGATGTCCATTAACGCAGGTTTATGCAGTACGTTAATCATTACCCGTGAAGGCCGGCTTGGATTAAATGGGCCAGAGGTAATCGAGCAGGAAGCGGGGGTACAGGAGTTTGATTCAACTGACCGCAAGCATATTTGGGGCACGATTGGTGGCAGACAAAGGGTGGCTTCCGGTTTTGCCGATATTGAGGCTGAGGATGACATCGCCGCTTTCAGAAAAGCCATATTGTCTGCCATCCTGAAGGGACCTGTGGAAAAGCCTAGAAGCTCACAGGTTGAAAGATATCTTGCTTTTCTTCGCTCTATAAATACTTCTGCCGTGCTCACTCCTCAGAAAGTTCAAGATTTGTGGGCAGAAACTGACTATTATCATTCTGAAGAGGATGATAGTGATAGTAAGAATCATGTTGTGAAAATCAAAAGCAGGGGGCATAAATGGTTTAACCTTTTGTCTGCCGGCAGCAAAGACATCAGTGCAGTTCCTTCGGTTTTATGTTCCGATTCAAAAATCGGCGATGTATCAGTTCGCTTCCTGGCAGTTGTGCCGGATGAATCAAGCCGGTTCCCTCGAGCGCGTTCTGGTGAATTTGGCCTGGAGCAGGGATGGATGATCGCCAAGCATGTCCGTGATGCAATCGAAGAAGATAAATATAAGGAAGAAAAACGCGCAATTGTAGCGGTTGTTGATGTTCCAAGCCAGGCTTACGGGTACCGTGAAGAGCTTTTGGGAATCCATCAGGCATGTGCTGCAGCTGCAGATGCCTATGCAACAGCAAGATTGTCCGGCCATCCGGTCATTGCTTTTATTCCGGGAAAGGCTATTTCAGGTGCATTTTTATCACATGGATTGCAGGCGAACCGATTAATTGCCTTGGATGATGAAGGGGTCAATGTCCATGTGATGTCCAAAAAATCTGCTGCAAGAATCACGCAGAGAACCATTGAAGAACTTGAAGAAGCAACCAAAAAAGTGCCGTCAATGGCTTATGATATCCGGTCATTTGAAAAATTGGGGGCGCTCCATGAATTGATTTCCGATCTAAATGCTGATGCACCAGGGGAAGCTGACCGTGATGTAATCTTTAACAGAATACAGGCAGCAATCAAGGACATCCAAAATTGTCCGCGTGATTTAAGCAGCAGGCTTTCCTCCGATTTTGCCAAAGAAGGAGGAAGATCCGCTTCCATTTTGGTCAGAAAGATGCTGGCGGACCAATGGTAA
- a CDS encoding Na-translocating system protein MpsC family protein: MSWTAGPFKQELIKDYNNINLLLFNIGVKSQRIDFLGDKILIFAYHKRIPSLKHLDEINRFVTRMTDIAIIDSYKEHLRNVLEEKYGMKVLSILKDYDPVTELSGTIITLDRDTSAYISR; this comes from the coding sequence ATGAGTTGGACTGCTGGCCCATTTAAACAGGAACTTATCAAGGACTATAACAATATTAACCTTCTTTTGTTTAACATTGGTGTCAAAAGTCAAAGAATCGACTTTTTGGGGGATAAGATATTAATTTTCGCCTATCATAAGAGAATTCCTTCTCTTAAACATTTGGACGAGATTAATCGCTTTGTAACCCGAATGACTGACATTGCCATCATAGATAGTTATAAGGAACACTTAAGGAATGTCCTGGAAGAAAAATATGGAATGAAGGTACTTTCTATTTTAAAAGACTATGATCCCGTTACTGAACTTTCAGGTACTATCATTACCCTGGATCGGGATACAAGTGCCTATATTTCCAGGTAA
- a CDS encoding amidohydrolase family protein yields MFVYKQIATQEGIPSYARDKAEEIVSIHRNAFESYFNRNIVIGAGSDAGSPCTSHRALLDELYTMNEMIPDAKEVLKTATVNAGKILGHDVGQIKEGYRANLILLKENPLECLSNLESIKMVVIRGKVLMKYTNNNLEMIAE; encoded by the coding sequence TTGTTCGTTTATAAGCAAATTGCTACTCAGGAAGGGATCCCTTCTTATGCAAGAGACAAAGCAGAGGAAATCGTCAGCATTCATCGGAATGCATTTGAATCCTACTTTAACCGGAATATCGTAATTGGGGCGGGTTCAGATGCGGGTTCACCATGTACATCTCACCGGGCGCTGCTGGATGAATTGTATACCATGAATGAAATGATTCCTGATGCGAAAGAGGTGCTAAAAACAGCAACAGTAAATGCCGGAAAAATTTTAGGACATGACGTTGGGCAAATTAAAGAGGGCTACAGGGCAAATCTGATTTTACTTAAAGAAAATCCGCTTGAATGCCTGAGTAATTTAGAAAGTATAAAGATGGTTGTAATCAGGGGAAAAGTTCTCATGAAGTATACAAATAATAACCTGGAAATGATAGCGGAATGA
- a CDS encoding competence protein ComK has translation MEATQIRRYIIVPETKSIRAQFNDNGECHSLILEGDYTFKVDMKPVEIIDESLKYYGFDLNGAISGSRAILGPCKAVPVRIPGEINMYWFPHTSPGQEECVWFALHHVEAILPENHDLSNVYVSGGHCFKLNAAEKDLTYKYDRTEKLESRISKRTVNTFSFIMERTTSTYTVEKGKRNYFITRKKDK, from the coding sequence ATGGAAGCAACGCAAATAAGGAGATATATTATTGTTCCTGAAACGAAATCGATTAGAGCTCAGTTTAATGATAATGGGGAATGCCACAGTCTTATTTTGGAAGGTGACTATACGTTTAAGGTAGATATGAAACCCGTCGAGATTATTGATGAAAGCCTCAAGTATTATGGCTTTGACTTGAATGGGGCCATCAGCGGTTCGAGAGCCATTCTTGGCCCATGCAAGGCAGTGCCTGTACGAATTCCAGGAGAGATTAACATGTATTGGTTTCCTCATACTTCGCCGGGGCAGGAGGAGTGTGTGTGGTTTGCTCTTCATCATGTAGAAGCCATCTTGCCTGAAAATCATGATCTATCAAACGTTTATGTGAGTGGCGGACATTGCTTTAAGCTGAATGCTGCTGAAAAAGATCTTACATACAAATATGATCGGACAGAGAAGCTGGAATCAAGAATATCCAAACGCACGGTCAACACCTTCAGCTTTATTATGGAAAGAACAACGAGTACCTACACTGTTGAAAAAGGGAAGAGGAATTACTTTATCACAAGGAAAAAGGATAAGTAG
- a CDS encoding triphosphoribosyl-dephospho-CoA synthase, translating to MKDLESYSLYLGKLAVQSLIEEAELTPKPGLVDKKSSGSHRDMSLNTMIRSAIALEDTFRVIAETSFNRTPSQELREEIAMIGRRGEQEMFLATGGVNTHKGAIWALGLLVSSAAMDLGKSPGKEVAVQAGRLALYKDRNLPAGNTNGSRVKARFGVDGARGEAEQGFPHIRQIALPVLEESRERGLKENFCRLNVLIALMAELNDTCIMHRGGAEALEITKSLAKEIVIAGGVSADKGWQLLEQLDQLLCSMNVSPGGSADLLAAAIFLDYLDQNAKSEFKRIEALQI from the coding sequence ATGAAAGACTTAGAATCTTACAGCCTATATCTTGGAAAGCTGGCCGTACAATCACTCATTGAAGAGGCTGAGCTGACGCCAAAACCAGGACTGGTCGATAAGAAAAGCTCCGGCTCGCATAGAGATATGTCATTAAACACAATGATTCGGTCAGCTATTGCACTTGAGGATACATTCAGGGTAATCGCTGAAACAAGCTTTAACCGGACCCCTTCTCAGGAGCTGCGCGAAGAGATCGCCATGATTGGCAGGCGGGGTGAACAGGAGATGTTCCTGGCTACGGGTGGAGTAAATACCCATAAAGGAGCGATATGGGCATTAGGGCTGCTCGTTTCAAGTGCTGCAATGGACCTGGGGAAAAGCCCTGGCAAAGAGGTAGCCGTTCAGGCAGGAAGGCTAGCTCTATATAAAGATCGAAACCTGCCTGCCGGTAATACAAATGGCAGCCGGGTTAAAGCAAGGTTTGGAGTGGACGGAGCAAGGGGAGAGGCCGAGCAAGGTTTTCCCCATATCAGACAGATAGCGTTGCCAGTTCTTGAAGAATCAAGAGAAAGAGGTCTGAAGGAGAATTTTTGCAGGCTAAACGTACTTATCGCACTGATGGCAGAGCTAAATGACACATGTATTATGCATAGGGGAGGTGCAGAAGCCCTCGAAATCACAAAGTCTCTTGCAAAGGAAATAGTCATAGCAGGAGGGGTTTCTGCCGACAAAGGATGGCAGCTGTTAGAACAATTGGATCAATTGTTATGCAGCATGAATGTATCACCGGGCGGAAGCGCTGATTTGCTTGCCGCTGCCATTTTCCTGGATTATCTGGATCAGAATGCGAAAAGCGAGTTTAAGAGAATAGAAGCCTTACAAATTTAA
- a CDS encoding amidohydrolase family protein: protein MEFVISNVQLLFGEELECKKGLALLIKDGLIKDIIPESQLPATVKVIDGNGGFLAPGLIDLHIHMMWDGSLNPVQTSETEGYEQMLIRAVANCQTYLHHGITTVRDIGSIDDIALHVAKGIKRGLISGPDVIASGKTLTMTGGHDPFWARFVDGKEEALKGVREQIFKGAEVIKVSSTGGVYGRIEGEQVGNAELSLEEQEVICNEAHRFGLKVASHAIGRDGIHNSILAGVDTIEHGHFLDDELVALMEERNTAWISNIVRL, encoded by the coding sequence TCGAATGTGCAGCTATTATTTGGTGAAGAATTGGAATGTAAGAAGGGTTTAGCTCTTTTGATAAAGGATGGGTTGATAAAAGATATTATCCCTGAATCCCAACTGCCGGCCACCGTGAAAGTCATCGATGGAAATGGAGGGTTTCTAGCTCCAGGTTTGATAGATTTACATATTCATATGATGTGGGACGGTTCATTGAATCCGGTTCAAACTTCCGAAACAGAAGGCTATGAGCAGATGCTGATAAGGGCTGTTGCCAATTGTCAAACCTATCTCCATCACGGAATAACAACTGTCAGGGACATTGGCTCCATTGATGATATTGCTCTGCATGTGGCAAAAGGGATCAAAAGGGGGCTCATTTCAGGTCCTGATGTCATAGCCAGTGGAAAAACATTAACCATGACAGGCGGGCATGATCCGTTCTGGGCAAGATTTGTCGATGGGAAGGAAGAGGCGCTAAAAGGTGTGCGCGAACAAATTTTTAAAGGTGCTGAAGTGATTAAAGTAAGTTCTACTGGCGGGGTCTACGGAAGAATAGAAGGGGAACAGGTCGGCAATGCGGAACTTAGCCTGGAAGAGCAGGAAGTCATCTGTAATGAGGCGCATCGTTTTGGTCTCAAAGTTGCGTCCCATGCGATTGGCCGTGATGGAATACATAATTCGATACTTGCGGGAGTCGATACGATTGAGCATGGCCATTTTCTGGATGATGAACTAGTTGCCTTAATGGAAGAACGGAATACCGCCTGGATTTCCAACATTGTTCGTTTATAA
- the madL gene encoding malonate transporter subunit MadL: MVIYGVALLSICLLSGVFLGDLLGNILGIDANVGGVGIAMLMLILLAEYLKKKDKLKAPTQEGLSFWSAMYIPIVIAMSAQQNVIAALDGGPLALTAGVAAVLISWAIVPILSKGGNTDETLENEMTGGDQRVRNIR, translated from the coding sequence ATGGTTATTTACGGGGTTGCTTTATTATCTATCTGTTTATTATCGGGTGTATTTTTGGGAGATCTTCTTGGAAACATTCTGGGAATTGACGCAAATGTCGGCGGTGTAGGCATTGCCATGCTGATGTTAATCCTTCTGGCTGAATACTTAAAGAAGAAAGATAAATTAAAGGCTCCGACACAGGAAGGGTTATCGTTCTGGAGCGCCATGTATATCCCCATCGTTATTGCCATGTCAGCTCAGCAAAATGTGATTGCAGCTCTGGACGGAGGACCTCTTGCCCTAACCGCGGGAGTTGCTGCAGTTCTGATCAGCTGGGCGATCGTACCTATTCTAAGCAAGGGTGGCAATACAGACGAAACGCTGGAAAATGAAATGACGGGAGGGGATCAGCGTGTTAGAAATATTAGGTAA
- a CDS encoding NGG1p interacting factor NIF3 produces MTEGSIELAGATGVDAIVAHHPIAEAANSGGVILKNYLDLYNVAAFELHEAFHGLHPGIPFLHGHQVYRTEVSYGGVHGNILYVGKVIPEVNTLGDILTRLDKYMGLQDEDDLLHTEKELRTASSLVETSTVTRGRIVVGEETSPVNNIVHIFPHTGFSPDHLRQVIKEHPEADTVLASISRVYDGHPLIETAKELGVNFIIGNCHVLEILENGLPLAYALDRLLPGVEVVVFRERVTSMSINEMGSPHLKKYAEEMAAGYLLKKTAVHTL; encoded by the coding sequence ATGACAGAAGGAAGTATCGAACTTGCCGGAGCTACTGGTGTCGATGCCATTGTTGCTCATCATCCGATAGCTGAAGCGGCTAATTCAGGTGGTGTTATTTTGAAAAACTATCTGGATTTATATAACGTAGCTGCATTTGAATTGCATGAAGCTTTCCACGGTTTACATCCTGGCATCCCATTTTTGCACGGCCATCAGGTATACCGGACAGAGGTTTCTTATGGAGGAGTACACGGAAATATTTTATATGTGGGAAAAGTAATCCCAGAGGTGAACACTCTCGGAGATATTTTAACCCGGTTAGATAAATATATGGGTCTGCAGGACGAAGATGATCTATTACATACTGAAAAGGAGCTTCGCACTGCTTCATCTCTGGTTGAAACAAGTACGGTGACGCGCGGGAGAATTGTTGTTGGAGAAGAAACCAGCCCTGTGAACAATATTGTGCACATTTTCCCGCATACGGGATTTTCCCCTGATCATTTGCGGCAAGTCATCAAAGAACACCCGGAAGCTGACACTGTTCTCGCTTCCATTAGCCGGGTTTATGATGGACATCCCCTGATTGAAACGGCTAAGGAGTTAGGAGTTAATTTTATTATTGGCAACTGTCATGTGTTAGAAATACTCGAAAATGGTTTACCTTTAGCTTATGCCTTAGACAGACTGCTGCCTGGTGTTGAAGTCGTTGTTTTCCGGGAACGTGTGACAAGCATGTCCATAAATGAAATGGGATCACCTCATTTAAAGAAATATGCAGAAGAAATGGCTGCTGGTTATCTATTGAAAAAAACGGCTGTCCATACGTTATAG
- a CDS encoding ACP S-malonyltransferase, with protein sequence MDLDTDKALKSTVSVQLSLLIASVAVSKAFKAEGVRPDFAAGHSAGAFGAAVMCGAMSFTDALEIVKLRGELMEQAFPSGYGMGVITGFDARIVYEITAAISSDENPVYPSNINAADQVTISGSIPGIKKVLDQAGQRGARTAELLNVSVPSHCPLLKSVGDSLYDKLASVHIRAPFIPYAANRTARLLRDPEQIREDLAYNVSHPVRWYEISSLLCEHGTSLLIEMPPGNVLTTLNKRTLPGARSVSVDENGLDNCLFLAKRFCS encoded by the coding sequence TTGGATCTTGATACTGACAAAGCCTTAAAATCCACTGTTTCAGTTCAATTGTCTTTGCTTATTGCGTCAGTGGCTGTATCAAAAGCATTTAAAGCGGAAGGGGTGAGGCCGGATTTTGCTGCAGGTCATTCAGCCGGAGCCTTTGGAGCTGCCGTTATGTGCGGGGCGATGAGTTTTACTGATGCTTTGGAGATTGTAAAGCTGAGAGGAGAGCTGATGGAGCAGGCTTTTCCATCGGGCTATGGGATGGGGGTGATTACTGGTTTTGATGCCAGGATTGTATATGAAATCACTGCTGCCATTTCTTCAGACGAGAATCCGGTATATCCCTCGAATATTAATGCAGCAGATCAAGTAACCATTTCCGGCTCCATTCCGGGCATCAAGAAGGTTCTTGATCAAGCCGGCCAACGAGGCGCAAGGACGGCCGAGCTTCTGAATGTAAGTGTGCCATCCCATTGTCCTTTGCTGAAATCAGTCGGTGATTCTTTATATGACAAGCTTGCTTCTGTCCATATCCGTGCCCCTTTTATCCCATATGCCGCAAATCGGACAGCAAGGCTATTACGGGATCCGGAGCAAATTCGAGAAGACCTCGCTTATAATGTTTCGCATCCGGTCCGCTGGTATGAAATCAGCTCTTTGCTTTGTGAGCATGGCACAAGTCTTTTGATTGAGATGCCTCCAGGGAATGTCCTGACCACATTAAATAAAAGAACTCTGCCTGGTGCCCGCTCTGTCTCCGTGGATGAAAATGGGTTAGATAATTGCCTTTTCCTGGCAAAGAGATTTTGTTCTTAA